A window of the Desulfobacula toluolica Tol2 genome harbors these coding sequences:
- a CDS encoding metallophosphoesterase → MRILHLSDLHFGNKYKENINRMFPSFLKTIKKINNDKKIDLIVFTGDLVWNGNSIDTFYEVNKKFIEPTINEISIGKDQFILCSGNHDMSDNKELLAITEYIDKLKNDDELNHFFENEDQQFNLSYEKSDNYFKFVKQYYHKDNIQRLFHTFEREIRDQKIGIVSFHTPWRSFLGDHSGCLLIPTQAIYNAYNAIPKCDLYISLMHHPLNDLKKFNIGSIEDILFEKFHINFSGHYHKKRQGVVFTSDIGMLSVSSMASMSGNDGSMIGFSVTDIDIDTFEIDISNYTYIQHDNVFPKSSSINHKLPMNEEKLAQVNILKRLKELKDDVSQDANALLINYDDAGNRTFVEQFNEPTLKEKSHYESMEAQNTLKKGNIFNIGQLFNKNYIIYGKDKYGKTSLLRKLQLDLLEDFKKLKTIPIYIDFKNIDRLDAVSLQKEIRRIFHLPSAKAASLISDSEFQFLIDNYNSEIPRHDVILNNLTKEVKNFVVTLTSEETQESYISQTKINQVQIKKLFIHPITRKNIRTHTSKFLADYDSELKQEIIQKIVTIFNQMNIPFNYWYLSLFLWIYKKEKNISITDNVEMLILYIDKLLEREQIAQMNKNIDYDLFKKLLGELSHAFLSKHSPENYSMSYAELVLFVSRFKDREIRFVTDVEEIILYLLDKGILKKEGYSGRYSFRLNGVMEYFTAVYMTDNSNFVDKILNDDQYFLRYANEIEIYAGLNRKNSELLNKLHKKTKNAFKELNKKYKENPDKILFDKIKHYRELAKSISNLDVKEQIPIESDKQDDMLDEVGPVQGFSEGVKVKEPIDLTGGYTLNQLWKHIFILARAFRSLTLINDSNQMNKSFELIVESYINIGFEFIEEIDFVKEKSEKDIEKKLISVLTSFIPLITQLNLSSAVLHKNLTRFIEEKITELEQDVNNNQYKLMLFYFMLLDANIDSNKKTIESVTRNITLMSLKNTIVIKLLYYLLFKLNGNKPLEKFLKNKIVKLQLELTPDAKKNTIINNVDKKLLLNRL, encoded by the coding sequence ATGAGAATATTACATCTGTCAGATCTTCATTTTGGAAATAAATATAAAGAAAATATAAATAGAATGTTTCCTTCTTTTCTTAAAACTATCAAAAAAATTAACAATGATAAAAAAATAGATCTTATAGTATTTACGGGAGATTTAGTTTGGAATGGAAACTCAATTGATACATTTTATGAAGTGAATAAAAAATTCATTGAGCCTACTATAAATGAAATTTCTATAGGAAAGGATCAGTTTATTTTATGTTCTGGTAATCATGATATGTCTGATAATAAAGAACTCCTTGCGATTACTGAATATATTGACAAATTAAAAAATGATGATGAACTGAATCATTTTTTTGAAAATGAGGATCAGCAGTTCAATCTAAGCTACGAGAAGTCCGATAATTACTTTAAGTTTGTTAAACAATACTATCATAAGGATAACATTCAAAGGTTATTTCATACATTTGAAAGGGAAATCCGAGATCAAAAAATTGGTATAGTCTCATTTCATACTCCTTGGAGATCGTTCCTTGGAGATCATTCTGGATGTTTATTAATTCCAACTCAAGCTATATATAATGCATATAATGCAATCCCAAAATGTGATTTATATATTTCATTGATGCACCATCCTTTAAACGATCTGAAAAAATTTAATATTGGTAGTATTGAGGATATTCTTTTTGAAAAATTTCATATAAATTTTTCAGGACACTATCATAAAAAAAGACAAGGGGTTGTTTTTACATCTGATATCGGAATGCTTTCAGTTTCTTCTATGGCTTCAATGTCTGGTAATGATGGTAGTATGATAGGCTTTTCTGTTACAGATATTGATATAGATACCTTTGAAATCGACATATCAAATTATACATATATTCAGCATGATAATGTTTTCCCTAAATCTTCATCAATAAATCATAAATTACCTATGAATGAAGAAAAATTAGCCCAAGTAAATATTCTTAAAAGATTGAAAGAGCTTAAAGATGATGTATCGCAGGATGCCAACGCATTACTTATAAATTATGACGATGCTGGAAATAGAACATTTGTTGAACAATTTAATGAGCCAACACTAAAAGAAAAATCTCATTACGAATCAATGGAAGCTCAAAACACTTTAAAAAAAGGCAATATATTTAATATAGGTCAGCTATTTAATAAAAATTATATCATATATGGTAAAGATAAATATGGAAAAACAAGCTTATTAAGGAAACTGCAATTAGATCTTCTTGAAGACTTCAAAAAGTTAAAAACAATTCCTATTTATATAGATTTCAAAAATATAGATAGGCTTGATGCTGTATCTTTACAAAAAGAAATCAGACGCATTTTCCATTTGCCAAGTGCAAAAGCTGCTTCGTTGATTTCAGATAGTGAGTTCCAATTTTTGATTGATAATTATAATTCAGAAATACCACGGCATGATGTCATTTTAAATAACCTTACTAAGGAGGTTAAAAATTTTGTTGTAACCTTAACTTCTGAAGAAACTCAAGAAAGCTACATTAGCCAAACAAAAATAAATCAAGTTCAGATAAAGAAATTGTTTATTCATCCAATTACAAGGAAGAATATCAGAACTCATACATCAAAATTTCTTGCAGATTATGATTCAGAACTGAAACAAGAAATTATTCAAAAAATAGTAACAATATTTAATCAAATGAATATACCATTTAATTATTGGTATTTATCTTTATTCTTGTGGATTTATAAAAAAGAAAAAAACATCAGCATTACCGATAACGTAGAAATGCTGATATTATATATTGATAAGCTATTAGAGCGTGAACAAATAGCACAAATGAACAAAAATATTGATTATGATTTATTCAAAAAACTTTTAGGAGAGTTATCTCATGCTTTTTTATCAAAACATTCTCCTGAAAATTATTCGATGTCATATGCTGAACTTGTTCTTTTTGTTTCAAGATTCAAAGACAGAGAAATTAGGTTTGTTACTGATGTGGAAGAAATCATACTATATTTGCTCGACAAGGGCATATTAAAGAAAGAGGGGTATAGTGGACGTTATAGTTTTCGGTTAAATGGTGTTATGGAATATTTCACTGCTGTTTATATGACAGATAACAGTAACTTTGTGGATAAAATTCTTAATGATGATCAATATTTTTTAAGATATGCTAATGAAATTGAAATTTATGCTGGTTTGAATCGAAAAAATAGTGAACTTTTGAACAAACTTCATAAAAAAACAAAAAATGCATTTAAAGAATTGAACAAAAAGTATAAAGAGAATCCAGATAAAATTTTATTTGATAAAATTAAGCATTATAGAGAATTAGCAAAGTCAATTTCTAATTTAGACGTTAAAGAGCAAATACCTATCGAATCCGACAAACAGGATGATATGCTTGATGAGGTTGGACCCGTTCAAGGGTTTAGTGAAGGGGTAAAAGTAAAGGAACCTATTGATTTAACAGGAGGTTATACTTTAAATCAACTATGGAAACACATTTTTATTTTAGCTAGGGCGTTTAGAAGTTTGACTCTAATAAACGATTCCAACCAAATGAACAAATCTTTTGAATTAATAGTTGAATCATATATAAATATCGGATTTGAATTCATAGAAGAAATTGATTTTGTTAAAGAAAAATCAGAAAAAGATATTGAGAAAAAATTAATTAGCGTGTTAACCAGTTTTATACCATTAATAACTCAATTAAATTTGTCCAGCGCGGTTTTACATAAAAATTTAACAAGATTTATTGAAGAAAAGATCACAGAACTTGAACAGGACGTAAACAACAACCAATACAAATTAATGCTGTTTTATTTTATGTTATTAGATGCAAATATTGATTCAAATAAAAAAACAATAGAGAGTGTTACAAGAAACATTACATTGATGTCTCTAAAAAATACTATTGTTATTAAGCTGTTATATTATCTTCTTTTTAAATTAAACGGCAATAAACCATTAGAAAAATTTTTAAAAAACAAAATTGTGAAATTGCAACTTGAGCTTACACCTGATGCTAAGAAAAATACAATAATCAATAACGTAGATAAAAAATTATTATTGAATCGTTTGTAA
- a CDS encoding pyridoxamine 5'-phosphate oxidase family protein, which yields MDKEIQNKTSRLINETRVMTLAVSDKDIPWSSPVYFVFHDNGFYFFSNENSRHIQYAKDQKNISASIFQDADRMDEIFGFQMSGKLEKVSKKTRYLVIVKKYVAKFNFLEKIFGPQIVKNNRFFLEKFKSQLYCFHPDKIFLSDNSKATGKRSQINLNNIT from the coding sequence ATGGACAAAGAAATTCAAAACAAAACAAGTCGGCTGATCAACGAAACAAGGGTCATGACTCTTGCGGTTTCAGATAAGGATATCCCGTGGTCATCCCCTGTGTATTTTGTGTTTCATGACAACGGGTTTTATTTTTTTTCCAATGAAAATTCCCGGCACATACAATACGCAAAAGATCAAAAAAATATTTCTGCGTCTATTTTCCAGGATGCAGACCGGATGGATGAAATTTTTGGATTCCAGATGTCTGGAAAACTTGAAAAAGTATCAAAAAAGACCAGATATCTTGTAATTGTTAAAAAATATGTGGCCAAGTTTAATTTCCTGGAAAAAATATTCGGCCCTCAAATTGTTAAAAACAACCGCTTTTTTTTAGAAAAATTCAAATCACAGCTCTATTGTTTTCATCCGGATAAAATCTTTTTATCTGACAATTCCAAGGCAACCGGCAAAAGATCCCAAATCAATTTAAACAACATCACCTGA
- a CDS encoding NfeD family protein, translating into MKQKKYLIYILVCFCMFFCTNTLYASSKKQKVYVIPVSGTVEPGMAAYVKRALEEIKDETDAVFVFKLDTFGGRVDAALEIVDTISNVPKGKTIAFVEKRAISAGALIALSSNLLFMKNHTIIGDCAPIIQTQEGQKMAGEKIQTVLRARFRALAKKNNYPVVLAESMVTIDMEVYQVEIDGQKKFMDKKAYDDLTEKQKKKITSKKTIVAKGELLTMDDVEALGLGFSQKSVKSIEQALSFAGYDSIDVITIEESWSESLVRFLQPFLPVLMLIGIGAIYTEIKAPGFGIPGFIGITCLGLVFFNQYLVGLADYTELLLLLIGVLLLGVEVFVLPGFGIAGISGLAVIAVGLVLSFQQFVVPDPSFPWEGRLLMKNLALVLGSFMFAFFISLFMIRFVLPLFSKLVKGPYLEETLSHSHVDATTDLNIKPGDTGTAHSFLRPSGKVLIHNKKIDAITRGEFIDQGTPVIIDKIDQNRVIVKPKIS; encoded by the coding sequence ATGAAGCAAAAAAAATATCTGATATATATCCTGGTTTGTTTTTGTATGTTTTTTTGTACAAACACATTGTATGCTTCCTCAAAAAAGCAAAAAGTATATGTCATTCCTGTTTCCGGCACAGTGGAACCCGGCATGGCCGCCTATGTCAAAAGAGCTTTGGAAGAGATCAAGGACGAAACAGACGCTGTTTTTGTGTTTAAACTGGATACATTCGGCGGCAGGGTGGATGCAGCCCTTGAGATTGTGGACACAATTTCCAATGTGCCCAAGGGAAAAACCATTGCATTTGTGGAAAAAAGAGCTATTTCCGCAGGGGCCCTGATTGCACTGTCTTCAAATCTTTTGTTCATGAAAAATCACACCATCATCGGGGATTGCGCTCCCATCATCCAGACCCAGGAAGGTCAGAAAATGGCCGGGGAAAAAATTCAGACCGTTCTGCGGGCAAGATTTCGTGCCCTTGCAAAGAAAAACAATTACCCCGTGGTACTGGCAGAGTCCATGGTCACAATTGATATGGAAGTCTACCAGGTGGAGATTGACGGTCAAAAAAAATTCATGGATAAAAAAGCATATGACGACCTGACCGAAAAACAGAAAAAAAAGATCACGTCTAAAAAGACCATTGTTGCCAAGGGAGAACTGCTGACCATGGATGACGTTGAAGCCCTTGGCCTTGGGTTTTCCCAAAAAAGCGTAAAAAGTATCGAACAAGCCCTGTCTTTTGCCGGGTATGATTCAATTGATGTTATCACCATTGAGGAATCCTGGTCCGAAAGCCTGGTCAGATTTTTGCAGCCGTTTTTACCCGTATTGATGCTCATAGGAATCGGAGCCATATATACGGAAATAAAAGCTCCTGGATTCGGTATCCCCGGTTTTATCGGCATCACATGCCTTGGGCTGGTATTTTTTAATCAATACCTGGTCGGCCTTGCAGACTATACGGAATTGTTACTCCTGCTCATCGGGGTTCTGCTGCTTGGCGTGGAGGTGTTTGTTCTTCCGGGATTCGGTATTGCGGGAATTTCAGGACTGGCGGTTATTGCGGTTGGCCTTGTTCTTTCGTTTCAGCAATTTGTGGTTCCCGACCCTTCATTTCCCTGGGAAGGCAGGCTGCTGATGAAAAATCTGGCACTGGTGCTGGGTTCGTTTATGTTTGCCTTTTTCATCTCTTTGTTCATGATCCGGTTTGTTTTGCCATTGTTTTCAAAATTAGTCAAAGGCCCCTATCTTGAAGAGACTTTATCGCATTCCCATGTGGATGCAACAACCGACTTGAACATAAAACCCGGAGATACGGGAACAGCCCATAGCTTTCTTCGCCCTTCAGGCAAGGTGTTGATCCACAACAAAAAAATCGATGCCATAACCCGGGGTGAATTCATTGACCAGGGCACTCCGGTTATAATTGACAAAATAGATCAAAATCGTGTTATCGTTAAACCCAAAATTTCCTGA